The window GTACGGCGGCCAACGTCGACAAGAGCTGGATCGACGTCGACGCGCGCGCCCTGCTGAGCGAGCGCATCGGCGGCCTGCCGGTGACCGTGGTGAACGACGCGGACGCGGCGGGCGTCGCCGAGATGCAGTTCGGAGCCGGGCGCGACCGTCAGGGCACGGTCATCCTGCTCACCTTCGGCACGGGCATCGGCAGCGCCGTCTTCTCCGACGGCGTCCTCGTCCCCAACACGGAGCTGGGCCACCTGGAGCTGGACGGCCACGACGCCGAGACCCGCGCCTCCACCAAGGCCAAGGAAGACCACGACCTGACCTATGAGCACTGGGCCAGGCGCGTCACCAAGTACCTTGCCCACGTCGAGATGCTCTTCTCGCCCGAGCTGTTCATCATCGGCGGCGGCGTCAGCCGCAAGTCGGCGAAGTTCCTGCACCTGCTTGAGGG is drawn from Streptomyces bottropensis ATCC 25435 and contains these coding sequences:
- the ppgK gene encoding polyphosphate--glucose phosphotransferase yields the protein MHIFGVDIGGSGIKGAPVDLDLGDLADERHKVLTPHPATPDSVADGVKEVVDHFGWTGPVGITFPGVVTGGATIRTAANVDKSWIDVDARALLSERIGGLPVTVVNDADAAGVAEMQFGAGRDRQGTVILLTFGTGIGSAVFSDGVLVPNTELGHLELDGHDAETRASTKAKEDHDLTYEHWARRVTKYLAHVEMLFSPELFIIGGGVSRKSAKFLHLLEGIRAEIVPAQLQNNAGIVGAAMRAAKAG